The following coding sequences lie in one Spinacia oleracea cultivar Varoflay chromosome 1, BTI_SOV_V1, whole genome shotgun sequence genomic window:
- the LOC110800361 gene encoding amidophosphoribosyltransferase, chloroplastic-like gives MASIALRSPSLNNTTFLSPHPSSLSSKTLSKPHFSPFPSPNTNLKTTSIKSSSSSNINPISTFFSPKKQHPDSDDFVEFSDDKPREECGVVGIYGDAEASRLCYLALHALQHRGQEGAGIVTVNDGVLQSITGVGLVSEVFSESKLDQLPGKSTIGHVRYSTAGSSMLKNVQPFVAGYRFGSVGVAHNGNLVNYKSLRQMLEENGSIFNTSSDTEVVLHLIAISKARPFFLRIVDACEQLQGAYSMVFLTEDKLVAVRDPYGFRPLVMGRRSNGAVVFASETCALDLIEATYEREVYPGEVLVVDKDGVQSLCLMPHPEPKQCIFEHIYFSLPNSIVFGRSVYESRRAFGELLATETPVDCDVVIAVPDSGVVAALGYAEKAGVPFQQGLIRSHYVGRTFIEPSQRIRDFGVKLKLAPVKAVLEGKRVVVVDDSIVRGTTSSKIVRLLKEAGAKEVHMRIASPPIIGSCYYGVDTPSSEELISNRLNVEQIKEFIGCDSLAFLNLDSLRKLLGGDSPNFCYACFSGNYPVEPKEDKVKSIGDFVDDGLSGVIDSIDGAWVQGPRFRKAEETAGYL, from the coding sequence ATGGCGTCCATAGCTCTGCGCTCACCTTCTCTCAATAACACCACTTTTCTGTCTCCTCAtccttcttctctttcttctaAAACCCTCTCAAAACCCCACTTTTCCCCTTTTCCTTCCCCCAATACCAACCTCAAAACCACCTCCATCaaatcatcttcttcttccaacATCAACCCCATATCCACCTTTTTCTCCCCGAAAAAACAACATCCAGATTCCGACGACTTCGTCGAATTCTCCGATGACAAGCCCCGTGAGGAGTGCGGCGTTGTTGGAATCTACGGAGACGCGGAAGCCTCACGTCTATGTTATCTCGCGCTGCACGCTCTCCAACACCGAGGGCAAGAGGGTGCCGGTATAGTCACCGTAAACGACGGTGTTTTGCAGAGTATTACCGGCGTTGGTTTAGTTTCCGAGGTTTTCAGCGAGTCGAAGCTTGACCAGTTACCGGGAAAATCAACAATTGGacatgttcgttactcaactgCTGGGTCCTCTATGCTTAAGAATGTGCAACCCTTTGTTGCCGGCTACCGGTTCGGGTCCGTCGGGGTTGCTCACAATGGTAATTTAgttaattataaaagtttgaGGCAAATGCTGGAAGAAAACGGTTCGATTTTTAATACTAGTTCTGATACTGAAGTTGTTCTTCATTTGATTGCAATTTCAAAAGCTAGGCCCTTTTTTTTAAGAATTGTTGATGCTTGTGAACAGTTGCAGGGGGCTTATAGTATGGTATTTTTGACTGAGGATAAGCTTGTGGCGGTCCGAGACCCATACGGGTTTCGGCCTCTTGTTATGGGTAGGAGGAGTAATGGGGCTGTTGTTTTTGCTTCTGAAACTTGTGCACTTGATTTAATTGAGGCTACTTATGAGAGGGAAGTGTACCCTGGTGAGGTTTTGGTTGTGGATAAAGATGGGGTTCAGTCTTTGTGTCTGATGCCTCACCCTGAACCAAAACAGTGCATTTTCGAGCACATTTACTTTTCGTTACCAAATTCAATTGTGTTTGGGAGGTCTGTTTATGAGTCTAGGCGTGCGTTTGGGGAGCTTTTAGCTACCGAGACGCCTGTTGATTGTGATGTAGTTATTGCAGTGCCTGATTCTGGGGTTGTTGCTGCTCTTGGGTATGCTGAGAAAGCTGGTGTGCCTTTTCAACAGGGTTTGATTAGGTCCCATTATGTGGGCAGAACTTTTATCGAGCCTTCCCAGAGGATTAGGGACTTTGGTGTGAAGCTTAAGTTGGCGCCGGTTAAGGCTGTTTTGGAGGGGAAGAGGGTTGTGGTTGTTGATGATTCGATTGTTAGGGGAACCACATCATCGAAAATAGTTAGATTGCTCAAGGAGGCGGGTGCAAAGGAAGTACATATGAGGATTGCTAGCCCACCGATCATTGGTTCTTGCTATTATGGTGTGGATACTCCTAGCTCCGAGGAGCTTATCTCAAATAGGTTGAATGTGGAGCAAATAAAGGAGTTCATTGGGTGTGATTCGCTTGCGTTTTTAAATCTTGATAGTTTGAGGAAGTTGCTGGGTGGTGATTCACCCAACTTTTGCTATGCTTGTTTCTCAGGGAATTACCCTGTGGAGCCCAAGGAGGACAAAGTTAAGAGTATTGGTGATTTTGTTGACGATGGCTTGAGTGGAGTTATTGATTCCATTGATGGTGCTTGGGTTCAAGGACCTAGGTTTCGGAAAGCAGAGGAAACAGCTGGTTATTTATAG
- the LOC110800360 gene encoding 30S ribosomal protein S9, mitochondrial, with the protein MLSRFIATQSRQLRHLSITLSPHFHPSPSPILSPQIPNFQSTHFITRGFSNFQNGNNNDDNGNGEKPNIHLWENEPETSNLDDFFGTHKENLTGDREEVRRESRLSQEQSWVVEESGDGGDGGVFEGGENGMVGGSDDCGASRSTGNQQTWKLEEEEEKVEDLFNTGDCGVGGEVGSGGGTVEEREMVSAAENLELEKEELALMDVLKCPNRAFGDLVAASGITDAMLDSLIALKNFQDIEGLPPLTQIEDERYEKTLRKSSRYEMELQKQEEAAKARVRQVDEKGRAYGTGRRKCSIARVWIQPGEGNFLVNDKMFDVYFPMLDHRATLLRPFAETKTTGLWDIKCTVKGGGTTGQVDAIRLGISRALQCWEPGLRPPLREAGFLTRDPRVVERKKPGKAKARKSFQWVKR; encoded by the exons ATGCTCTCACGCTTCATTGCAACTCAATCTCGGCAACTCCGACACCTCTCAATCACGCTCTCTCCTCATTTCCACCCTTCTCCTTCTcctattctctctcctcaaatacCCAACTTTCAATCGACCCATTTCATCACTCGTGGTTTCTCCAATTTCCAGAATGGGAACAACAATGACGACAATGGAAATGGTGAAAAACCCAACATACATTTGTGGGAAAATGAGCCAGAAACGAGTAATTTGGATGATTTCTTCGGTACCCATAAAGAGAATTTGACTGGGGACAGAGAGGAAGTGAGGAGGGAATCGAGGTTATCTCAAGAACAATCATGGGTTGTTGAAGAAAGTGGGGATGGAGGTGATGGTGGTGTGTTTGAAGGAGGAGAGAATGGTATGGTTGGTGGTAGTGATGATTGTGGGGCATCGAGGTCAACAGGGAATCAGCAGACGTGGAaattggaggaggaggaggagaaagtGGAGGATCTGTTCAATACTGGGGACTGTGGAGTAGGCGGGGAGGTAGGTAGTGGTGGTGGGAcggtggaggagagagaaatggtgAGTGCTGCTGAGAATTTAGAGCTTGAGAAGGAAGAACTAGCTCTCATGGATGTCCTCAAAT GTCCAAACCGTGCTTTTGGAGATCTTGTCGCAGCATCTGGAATCACTGATGCTATGCTGGATAGCTTGATTGCCTTGAAGAATTTTCAGGACATTGAAGGACTCCCTCCTTTGACCCAAATAGAAGATGAGCGTTATGAGAAGACTTTGAGAAAATCATCCAGATATGAAATGGAGCTTCAGAAACAGGAAGAAGCTGCAAAGGCACGGGTCAGGCAAGTGGATGAGAAGGGAAGAGCTTATGGGACAGGAAGGAGAAAATGTAGTATAGCTAGAGTTTGGATTCAACCTGGAGAGGGAAATTTTTTGGTTAATGACAAGATGTTTGATGTCTATTTTCCGATGCTAGATCATCGTGCAACTCTTCTTCGACCGTTTGCTGAGACAAAGACAACAGGTCTTTGGGACATCAAATGCACTGTGAAAGGAGGTGGTACCACAG GTCAAGTTGATGCAATCCGTTTAGGGATCAGCAGGGCATTGCAATGTTGGGAACCTGGGCTGCGTCCTCCACTCAGAGAAG CTGGGTTTTTGACGAGAGATCCAAGAGTGGTGGAACGGAAGAAGCCGGGTAAAGCAAAAGCAAGGAAGAGCTTCCAATGGGTCAAGCGTTAG